The Trueperaceae bacterium genomic sequence CCTCGTGAGCTCGCTGAACTGGTTCGCCAACGTCCTGCCCATGGCCGTGTCGGTGCTGCTGGCGCAGTCGCGCGGCCTCACGTTGACGGACGTGGGTCTCTTCATGGGCGCCTACGCCCTGACCGTCGTGGTGTTGGAACTGCCGTCGGGCGCCCTGGCGGACGCCGTGGGGCGCAAGCGCGTGTTCCTCGCCGCCAGCGCCCTGCAGGTCGTCGCCAAGGCGGTGTTCCTGACCGCGTTCGGGCTGCCGGCCTTCGTCCTCTACGGCCTCTTGGCCGGTGCCGCCCGCGCCCTTGCCTCCGGGGCGCTCGAGGCGTGGTTCATCGACGCCCTGCAGGCCGAGGAGCCCGGGGTCGACCTGCAGCCCGCGTTGGCGGCGGGCGGCGCCTACAACCTGGCCGCGTTG encodes the following:
- a CDS encoding MFS transporter — protein: MRVRPAYYLVSSLNWFANVLPMAVSVLLAQSRGLTLTDVGLFMGAYALTVVVLELPSGALADAVGRKRVFLAASALQVVAKAVFLTAFGLPAFVLYGLLAGAARALASGALEAWFIDALQAEEPGVDLQPALAAGGAYNLAALAAGTAAG